Proteins encoded by one window of Sphaerodactylus townsendi isolate TG3544 linkage group LG02, MPM_Stown_v2.3, whole genome shotgun sequence:
- the APOD gene encoding apolipoprotein D, producing MAKSACKRRLESIDNGSQLSRSWLAGFAQNAKAAERMPGNVPARHSVAKMDREKPFKSSPRYCPLSASGWVMLCISCSSSSSDGTVNEAEGEAWQMDPNEPAKLQVAFHWFLPAVPHKVISTDYDNYSLVYSCLNFLWLFHMEDIWILSRTPQLHPETVEHLKDILQSYEIDTEPMRPTEQLNCPADM from the exons atggcaaaatcgGCTTGCAAACGGCGGCTGGAGAGCATCGACAACGGCTCCCAATTAAGCCGATCGTGGCTGGCCGGCTTTGCCCAGAACGCAAAGGCAGCAGAGCGAATGCCTGG gaatgtcccagcccGTCACTCAGTGGCCAAAATGGACCGAGAGAAGCCATTTAAAAGCAGCCCCC GGTACTGCCCGCTTTCCGCCAGTGGTTGGGTAATGCTCTGCATCTCTTGCTCCTCTTCCAGCTCGGACGGCACCGTAAACGAGGCAGAAGGAGAAGCTTGGCAAATGGATCCCAACGAGCCAGCCAAGCTGCAGGTCGCGTTTCACTGGT tcCTGCCTGCGGTGCCCCACAAAGTCATCTCCACTGATTATGACAACTACTCCCTGGTCTACTCCTGCCTGAATTTCCTCTGGCTCTTCCACATGGAGGACATCTGGATCCTGTCGAGGACCCCCCAGCTGCACCCGGAGACTGTGGAGCACCTGAAAGACATCCTCCAGTCCTACGAGATCGACACGGAACCCATGAGGCCCACCGAACAACTGAACTGTCCCGCCGACATGTAG